CAGCGATTTCATCCCTAAGGAAAGCCCTATCAATGATCGTAAGATTCGTCTTCGCACCGTTCGTGGTATAGGCTACCGTCTGGATATTGAAGTGTAATTACGTGGTTTAAATTGAAAGAATAGTGCTTATGTATATTCCACAATATAAAGCATTTTTCATAATACTGCATCATTAATGGAGAGAGGTCCAAAACGGATTCAAAAGAGTCTTTTCTCCATATTAAATCCCTGCTTGCACTAAAGGAGCAGGAAAAAATTGGCAAATTCTTCCTGTCTTATAATTTTAATTCCCTCTGTTTAACCGAAAGAAAATCGCATTGCCATCTCCCATATATTTGCTTAGAAGTCGATTATTAACTAAGTAAATATGAGAGATGAATCAGAATGACAACAATCAGGAGTATGTGCTGATTCTGGAGGATCGCACAGAGGTAAAGAGTGAGAAAGCGGCTGGTAAGCTATCTGTAGTAACGGGGATGGATAAGCAGGGTAAGCTCAAAACGACTGAGCCTATAGATGCCAACCAAGCCGCTTTTCTAAAGTTCAACAATAAGGATGGTCTGCTGAAGAACTTTATGACCAATTTCCTTAGGCAGTTCAATAACCCGACCCACTTCGGGCTGTACAAGGTGGCAGCTCAAGGAGTAGAGAAGAGCGTGGATGCACTCAAGACCATGCTGCCTGAGCGAGAAGACCCAAAGATAAAGGCTGAGCTGGAGAAGAGTCAGGTTCACTTTGAGGACTTTCTCCCTATGCAGAAGAAGGCGACAGCCATTCCCGAGGATAAGGTGGATTGGAAGCAGTTGGAGACCATTGGAGTCACTAAGGAACGACTAGAGGAGAGCGGACAGCTAGAGAAGCTCCTCAATTGGCAGAAGTCCGACCTTGTCACCATTGCGGTTAAGGCTGGCAATGAGAGCATCTACACAGATGCTCGT
This portion of the Porphyromonadaceae bacterium W3.11 genome encodes:
- a CDS encoding DUF4099 domain-containing protein, producing MNQNDNNQEYVLILEDRTEVKSEKAAGKLSVVTGMDKQGKLKTTEPIDANQAAFLKFNNKDGLLKNFMTNFLRQFNNPTHFGLYKVAAQGVEKSVDALKTMLPEREDPKIKAELEKSQVHFEDFLPMQKKATAIPEDKVDWKQLETIGVTKERLEESGQLEKLLNWQKSDLVTIAVKAGNESIYTDARLALRTNENGEIGLAIHNIRKEPKLDYPYLGYKFTDDEKATLQTTG